Proteins encoded within one genomic window of Ailuropoda melanoleuca isolate Jingjing chromosome 16, ASM200744v2, whole genome shotgun sequence:
- the LRRC4C gene encoding leucine-rich repeat-containing protein 4C has protein sequence MLNKMTLHPQQIMIGPRFNRALFDPLLVVLLALQLLVVAGLVRAQTCPSVCSCSNQFSKVICVRKNLREVPDGISTNTRLLNLHENQIQIIKVNSFKHLRHLEILQLSRNHIRTIEIGAFNGLANLNTLELFDNRLTTIPNGAFVYLSKLKELWLRNNPIESIPSYAFNRIPSLRRLDLGELKRLSYISEGAFEGLSNLRYLNLAMCNLREIPNLTPLVKLDELDLSGNHLSAIRPGSFQGLMHLQKLWMIQSQIQVIERNAFDNLQSLVEINLAHNNLTLLPHDLFTPLHHLERIHLHHNPWNCNCDILWLSWWIKDMAPSNTACCARCNTPPNLKGRYIGELDQNYFTCYAPVIVEPPADLNVTEGMAAELKCRASTSLTSVSWITPNGTVMTHGAYKVRIAVLSDGTLNFTNVTVQDTGMYTCMVSNSVGNTTASATLNVTAATTTPFSYFSTVTVETMEPSQDEARTTDNNVGPTPVIDWETTNVTTSLTPQSTRSTEKTFTIPVTDINSGIPGIDEVMKTTKIIIGCFVAITLMAAVMLVIFYKMRKQHHRQNHHAPTRTVEIINVDDEITGDTPMESHLPMPAIEHEHLNHYNSYKSPFNHTTTVNTINSIHSSVHEPLLIRMNSKDNVQETQI, from the coding sequence ATGTTGAACAAGATGACCTTACATCCACAGCAGATAATGATAGGTCCTAGGTTTAACAGGGCCCTATTTGACCCCCTGCTTGTGGTGCTGCTGGCTCTTCAACTTCTTGTGGTGGCTGGTCTGGTGCGGGCTCAGACCTGCCCTTCCGTCTGCTCCTGCAGCAACCAGTTCAGCAAGGTGATCTGCGTCCGGAAAAACCTACGGGAGGTTCCAGATGGCATCTCCACCAACACGCGGCTGCTGAACCTCCACGAGAACCAAATCCAGATCATCAAAGTGAATAGCTTCAAGCACTTGAGGCACCTGGAAATCCTACAGTTGAGTAGGAATCATATTAGAACAATTGAAATCGGGGCCTTCAATGGTCTGGCAAACCTCAATACTCTGGAACTCTTTGACAATCGTCTTACTACCATCCCAAATGGAGCTTTTGTATATTTGTCTAAACTGAAGGAGCTCTGGTTGCGAAACAACCCCATTGAAAGCATTCCTTCTTATGCTTTTAACAGAATCCCTTCTTTGCGCCGTCTAGACTTGGGGGAATTGAAAAGGCTTTCATACATCTCAGAAGGTGCCTTTGAAGGTCTGTCCAACTTGAGGTATTTGAACCTTGCCATGTGCAACCTCCGCGAAATCCCTAACCTGACACCTCTCGTAAAACTAGATGAGCTGGATCTTTCTGGGAATCATTTGTCGGCCATCAGGCCTGGCTCGTTCCAGGGATTGATGCACCTTCAGAAACTGTGGATGATCCAGTCCCAGATTCAAGTGATTGAACGGAATGCCTTTGATAACCTTCAGTCCCTCGTGGAGATAAACTTGGCACACAACAATCTAACGTTACTGCCTCATGACCTCTTCACGCCCTTGCACCATCTAGAGCGGATACACTTACATCACAACCCTTGGAACTGTAACTGTGACATtctgtggctcagctggtggataAAAGACATGGCCCCCTCCAACACAGCCTGTTGTGCTCGATGTAACACTCCTCCCAATCTGAAAGGGAGGTACATCGGGGAGCTTGACCAGAATTATTTCACATGCTATGCTCCTGTGATTGTGGAGCCCCCAGCAGACCTCAATGTCACTGAGGGCATGGCAGCTGAGCTGAAATGCCGGGCCTCCACGTCCCTGACCTCTGTATCTTGGATTACTCCAAATGGAACGGTCATGACACATGGGGCATACAAAGTGCGGATAGCTGTGCTCAGTGACGGCACATTAAACTTCACGAATGTAACTGTGCAAGACACAGGCATGTACACGTGTATGGTGAGTAATTCCGTTGGAAATACCACTGCTTCTGCCACCCTGAATGTTACTGCAGCAACCACTACTCCCTTCTCTTACTTTTCAACTGTCACAGTAGAGACTATGGAACCTTCTCAGGATGAGGCACGGACCACAGATAACAACGTGGGCCCCACTCCAGTGATCGACTGGGAGACCACCAATGTGACCACCTCTCTCACGCCACAGAGCACAAGGTCGACAGAAAAAACATTCACCATCCCAGTGACTGACATAAACAGTGGGATCCCTGGAATCGATGAGGTCATGAAGACCACCAAAATCATCATTGGCTGTTTTGTGGCCATCACACTCATGGCTGCAGTGATGCTGGTCATTTTCTACAAGATGAGGAAGCAGCACCATCGGCAAAACCACCACGCCCCAACGAGGACTGTTGAAATCATTAATGTGGATGATGAGATTACAGGAGATACGCCCATGGAAAGCCACCTGCCCATGCCTGCTATCGAGCATGAGCACCTAAATCACTATAACTCTTACAAATCTCCCTTCAACCACACAACGACAGTTAACACAATAAATTCAATACACAGTTCAGTGCATGAACCGTTATTGATCCGAATGAACTCTAAAGACAATGTACAAGAGACTCAAATCTAA